From a single Miscanthus floridulus cultivar M001 chromosome 8, ASM1932011v1, whole genome shotgun sequence genomic region:
- the LOC136477155 gene encoding NADP-dependent glyceraldehyde-3-phosphate dehydrogenase-like, with protein sequence MALPGTGMFAEILDGEVYRYYADGEWRSSASGKSVAIVNPTTRKTQYRVQACTQEEVNKVMDEAKVAQKAWARTPLWKRAELLHKAAAILKEHKAPIAECLVKEIAKLAKDAVSEVVRSGDLVSYTAEEGVRILGEGKLLVSDSFPGNERNKYCLSSKIPLGVVLAIPPFNYPVNLAVSKIGPALIAGNALVLKPPTQGAVAALHMVHCFHLAGFPKGLISCVTGKGSEIGDFLTMHPGVNCISFTGGDTGIAISKKAGMVPLQMELGGKDACIVLEDADLDLVAGNIVKGGFSYSGQRCTAVKVVLIMESIADAVVQKVNAKLAKLKVGPPEDDSDITPVVTESSANFIEGLVMDAKEKGATFCQEYRREGNLIWPLLLDHVRPDMRIAWEEPFGPVLPVIRINSVEEGIHHCNASNFGLQGCIFTRDINKAILISDAMETGTVQINSAPARGPDHFPFQGLKDSGIGSQGITNSINMMTKVKSTVINLPSPSYTMG encoded by the exons ATGGCGCTGCCGGGGACGGGGATGTTCGCGGAGATCCTGGACGGCGAGGTGTACAGGTACTACGCCGACGGCGAGTGGCGCAGCTCCGCCTCCGGCAAGTCCGTCGCCATCGTCAACCCCACCACCCGCAAGACCCAGTACAGGGTGCAAG CATGCACCCAGGAGGAGGTGAACAAGGTGATGGACGAGGCCAAGGTCGCGCAGAAGGCATGGGCCCGGACACCGCTGTGGAAGCGCGCGGAGCTCCTCCACAAGGCGGCCGCGATCCTGAAGGAGCACAAGGCACCCATCGCCGAGTGCCTTGTCAAGGAGATAGCCAAGCTGGCCAAGGATGCTGTTTCTGAG GTTGTGCGGTCTGGGGATTTGGTGTCGTACACGGCTGAGGAGGGTGTGCGGATACTGGGGGAGGGCAAGCTGCTCGTTTCTGATAGCTTCCCTGGTAATGAGCGGAACAAGTACTGTCTGAGCTCCAAG ATACCCCTTGGAGTAGTTTTGGCAATCCCTCCATTCAACTATCCTGTCAACTTAGCGGTTTCTAAGATTGGCCCAGCACTAATTGCGGGCAATGCTCTTGTGCTCAAGCCTCCAACTCAG GGTGCTGTGGCTGCACTTCATATGGTACACTGCTTCCACCTGGCTGGTTTCCCGAAAGGTTTGATCAGTTGTGTGACTGGGAAGGGTTCTGAAATAGGAGATTTTCTTACAATGCATCCTGGAGTCAACTGCATAAG TTTTACTGGTGGCGATACTGGTATAGCCATTTCAAAGAAGGCCGGAATGGTCCCTCTTCAGATGGAGCTTGGGGGCAAAGATGCTTGCATTGTGCTAGAGGATGCAGATCTAGACTTGGTTGCAGGAAATATAGTAAAGGGTGGTTTCTCTTACAG TGGCCAGAGGTGTACTGCTGTCAAAGTAGTGCTGATCATGGAATCAATCGCTGATGCCGTGGTACAGAAGGTTAACGCCAAGTTGGCGAAACTGAAAGTTGGCCCACCTGAGGACGACTCTGACATCACCCCGGTTGTAACAGAATCCTCAGCCAACTTCATCGAGGGTCTGGTGATGGATGCAAAAGAGAAAGGAGCAACCTTCTGCCAGGAGTACAGGAGAGAAGGCAACCTTATCTGGCCGTTGCTGCTGGATCATGTCCGCCCTGACATGAGGATCGCATGGGAGGAGCCTTTTGGGCCCGTCTTGCCTGTGATCAGGATTAACTCAGTTGAGGAGGGCATCCACCATTGCAACGCCAGTAATTTTGGCCTACAG GGATGCATTTTCACAAGAGACATCAACAAGGCAATCCTGATCAGTGATGCAATGGAGACTGGAACTGTGCAGATCAACTCTGCACCGGCTCGTGGGCCTGACCATTTTCCCTTTCAG GGACTGAAAGACAGTGGCATTGGATCCCAGGGGATAACAAACAGCATTAACATGATGACCAAGGTGAAGAGCACTGTCATAAACCTGCCGTCACCATCCTACACCATGGGCTGA